From a region of the Triticum aestivum cultivar Chinese Spring chromosome 7D, IWGSC CS RefSeq v2.1, whole genome shotgun sequence genome:
- the LOC123169625 gene encoding F-box/FBD/LRR-repeat protein At3g26920, translating to METEAGGRRPGSGSKKRKRAPLEAAAEGRAAGNQGPQPGAGEDEDEGAAEDRISQIPDAVLGEIVSLLPTKDGARTQVLASRWRHLWRSAPLNLDCGGLLPIPTHHSDLDRLVSRILAAHTGPGRRLCVPWRNGRKAAKLESWLRSPALDNLEELEFNNQSPGSLSRLPASASRFAATLRLVRIESCHLPDDTVQSLRFPQLKHLALVKVVISEGALASLILACPAMECLLLWYISGVRRARISSPRIRSIGVIALVGSNSMGMPNLDELVIENAPSLERLLHFNLRDDLRVSVIDAPKLETFCIVQNDRFSFGRIVEHVGADSPTTMARTVKILAFSVRFFSLDMIVDFMRLFPCLEKLYIQNKCNTLFRSMSRKKGPKNCWRRKHRNLDITCLDTHLKTIVLESYRGVLSEVNFATFFVLNARVLESMTFQVKNIDEEFIAKQQKLLQVENRASRGIEFHFTDDRCLRDFPDIRHVRDLDLTDPFVR from the exons ATGGAGACGGAGGCGGGCGGACGCAGACCTGGTTCCGGCTCCAAGAAGAGGAAGAGAGCGCCGCTCGAGGCAGCGGCCGAGGGCAGAGCCGCCGGCAACCAAGGGCCCCAGCCCGGAGCGGGAGAAGACGAAGACGAAGGGGCTGCCGAGGACCGCATCAGCCAGATCCCCGACGCTGTGCTGGGCGAGATCGTCTCCCTCCTCCCCaccaaggacggcgcccgcacccaGGTCCTCGCGTCCCGGTGGCGCCACCTCTGGCGCTCCGCCCCTCTCAACCTCGACTGCGGCGGCCTCCTCCCAATCCCAACCCACCACTCCGATCTCGATCGCCTCGTCTCGCGCATCCTCGCCGCCCACACGGGCCCCGGGCGCCGCCTCTGCGTGCCCTGGAGGAACGGCCGCAAGGCCGCCAAGCTGGAATCCTGGCTCCGGTCGCCCGCCCTCGACAACCTCGAGGAGCTCGAGTTCAACAACCAATCACCAGGATCCCTCTCGCGCCTTCCGGCGTCCGCCTCCCGGTTCGCCGCCACGCTCCGCCTCGTCAGAATCGAATCATGCCACCTCCCCGACGACACCGTCCAGTCGCTTCGTTTCCCCCAGCTCAAGCACCTTGCACTCGTCAAGGTCGTCATCTCGGAGGGCGCATTGGCCAGCCTCATTCTTGCGTGCCCCGCCATGGAGTGCTTGCTGCTTTGGTACATCTCCGGAGTCCGTCGCGCCCGGATCAGCTCCCCTCGGATCAGAAGCATCGGCGTTATCGCTCTAGTTGGTTCAAACTCCATGGGCATGCCCAACTTGGACGAACTCGTGATCGAGAATGCCCCATCTCTTGAAAGGCTGCTCCACTTCAACCTACGCGATGACCTGCGAGTATCGGTGATCGACGCGCCTAAGCTGGAGACCTTCTGCATCGTTCAGAACGATCGTTTCAGCTTCGGCAGGATCGTCGAG CATGTAGGTGCTGATAGCCCGACAACGATGGCGCGCACCGTCAAGATCTTGGCATTCAGTGTGCGCTTTTTTAGTCTGGATATGATTGTTGATTTCATGAGACTCTTTCCCTGCCTGGAGAAGCTGTACATACAGAATAAG TGTAATACTCTTTTCCGGTCAATGTCAAGGAAGAAAGGGCCGAAGAATTGCTGGCGTCGCAAACATCGGAACCTTGATATCACATGCCTTGATACTCATCTGAAGACAATAGTGTTGGAATCCTATCGGGGGGTTCTGTCTGAAGTTAACTTCGCCACATTCTTCGTACTGAACGCGAGAGTGCTCGAGTCGATGACGTTTCAGGTGAAAAACATCGACGAGGAGTTCATCGCGAAACAGCAGAAGTTGCTTCAGGTGGAGAACAGGGCCTCAAGGGGTATTGAGTTTCACTTCACGGATGATAGATGTCTTCGGGATTTTCCGGATATCCGCCACGTCCGTGATTTGGATCTGACCGATCCCTTTGTGCGTTGA